The proteins below come from a single Dinghuibacter silviterrae genomic window:
- a CDS encoding TetR/AcrR family transcriptional regulator: protein MGIAERRYRQKEEIRGLILETAWRQIQEEGVNALSIRKVADAIEYSVPVIYTHFESKEALLMEFIQRGYRLLREQMQAARDRHHSPAEQLDAMALAYWDFAGQNHELYRLMFGLGIPNCTMARLIDDIGTFGDMVKGVIREAIETGKHPGASVDLKFQSYWSILHGIIFIRMFKVPCEKEPCEGGAAMAALVKPDIDQGLAILKDTVAGFIYALVGG, encoded by the coding sequence ATGGGCATAGCAGAACGCAGATACCGCCAAAAAGAAGAGATCCGGGGTTTGATCCTGGAGACCGCCTGGAGACAGATCCAGGAGGAGGGGGTCAATGCGTTGTCCATCCGGAAGGTGGCGGACGCGATCGAATACAGCGTCCCCGTGATCTATACGCACTTCGAAAGCAAGGAAGCCCTGCTCATGGAGTTTATCCAGAGAGGGTACCGGCTGTTAAGGGAGCAAATGCAGGCGGCTCGTGACCGGCACCACTCCCCGGCGGAACAACTGGACGCCATGGCATTGGCCTATTGGGACTTTGCCGGGCAAAATCACGAGCTGTACCGGTTGATGTTCGGGTTGGGAATACCCAACTGCACCATGGCCAGGCTCATTGACGATATTGGCACTTTTGGGGATATGGTCAAAGGGGTTATCCGGGAAGCGATCGAAACCGGTAAGCACCCGGGTGCGAGCGTGGACCTGAAATTCCAGTCTTATTGGTCGATCCTCCACGGAATCATTTTCATCCGGATGTTCAAGGTTCCCTGTGAGAAAGAACCCTGCGAAGGCGGGGCCGCGATGGCTGCCTTGGTAAAACCGGACATCGACCAGGGGTTGGCCATCCTAAAGGATACGGTTGCAGGGTTTATCTATGCATTGGTCGGAGGATAA
- a CDS encoding nitroreductase family protein, with protein MSLIEALQWRYATKRMNGRKVEQPKLDNILEATRLSASSVGLQPYNVIVVDSPELKEKIKPIAFNQPQITEASHLLIFAAWDKVTGERFDEYIQDVADQRGVPVESLDAMKNYKEKILARPEEENHNWAARQAYLAFGTAIAAAAMERVDATPMEGFNGPALDELLGLKEKGLRSYTILTLGYRDEAQDWLVNQKKVRRPKEKFFLEIA; from the coding sequence ATGAGCTTAATAGAAGCACTCCAATGGCGGTACGCCACCAAAAGAATGAATGGGCGCAAGGTAGAACAGCCCAAACTGGATAATATCCTGGAAGCCACCCGCCTGTCTGCATCCTCGGTGGGGCTGCAACCCTACAATGTCATCGTGGTGGACAGCCCCGAACTCAAGGAGAAAATCAAACCCATCGCATTTAACCAGCCCCAAATCACGGAGGCTTCTCACTTACTGATTTTTGCCGCCTGGGACAAGGTCACCGGGGAACGTTTTGACGAATATATACAGGATGTGGCCGACCAGCGCGGGGTACCCGTCGAAAGCCTGGATGCCATGAAAAACTATAAGGAGAAGATCCTCGCCCGGCCGGAAGAAGAGAACCACAACTGGGCCGCCCGTCAGGCTTACTTAGCCTTCGGCACCGCCATCGCCGCCGCGGCCATGGAAAGGGTGGATGCCACCCCCATGGAAGGCTTTAACGGCCCCGCCCTGGATGAGCTGTTGGGTTTGAAGGAGAAAGGCTTGCGCAGCTATACGATCCTCACGCTGGGCTACCGCGACGAAGCGCAGGACTGGTTGGTAAACCAAAAGAAAGTACGGCGCCCGAAGGAAAAGTTTTTCCTGGAGATCGCGTAA
- a CDS encoding DUF4954 family protein, with product MNNISKHPLSSLGYHFIPAEYLPQGKDEYHLRDIQNRSGISYRHLNAHEIEVLVRNRNQSDDWNKILVSDAFNPELVKNCKFYGLIRIGKLEPWYLEFKNLRRPVGLYNSTICSCDLGDNVVIDNVNYLSHYIVGNDVLLVNVEELATTNYAKFGNGIVKVGEPEERRIWLEICNENGGRSVIPFNGMLPGDAYLWSRYRDDDMVQERFKAFTEKKFDRQRGYYGKIGHRTVVKNCKTIKDVWIGSDAYLKGANKLKNLTINSSADAPSQIGEGCELVNGIIDYGCRIFYGVKAVRFVMASHSQLKYGARLINSYLGNNATISCCEVLNSLIFPAHEQHHNNSFLCAALVMGQSNMAAGATIGSNHNSRSPDGELVAGRGFWPGLCVSLKHNSQFASFVILSKGDYPAELRIPLPFALVSNDVSRDQLVVMPAYWFLYNMYALARNSWKYTDRDKRTEKIQHLEYDYLAPDTIGELVEALRILEESTGKAWLRAGEKLGPGGKGDPTATGKRLLESGSPELKSLEILGEGFEHSPRKTVLAKVPQAYAIFKDLIKYHAALQLIHFFQSNTTAGLDDVKALLSPAPRLQRWHNVGGQLIDQDSMDTFRRQMRTGEIKSWEDVHDFYRRCGEAYPQAKLLNALAAWSEVFGVSLRDLDRSRVISLLWEAVDTKTWMVEGIYASREKDYSNPFRGMVYASDDEMEAVIGRLEDNGFIAQERKNLEAFALQVEGLAARLR from the coding sequence ATGAATAACATCAGCAAGCATCCGCTATCGAGCCTTGGTTATCATTTCATCCCCGCGGAATACCTTCCACAGGGGAAGGATGAATATCATTTGAGGGATATACAGAACCGGAGCGGCATCAGCTACCGGCACCTCAATGCGCACGAGATAGAAGTCCTGGTGCGTAACCGGAATCAATCCGACGACTGGAACAAGATCCTGGTCTCCGATGCCTTCAACCCCGAGCTCGTCAAAAACTGCAAGTTCTACGGGCTGATCCGCATCGGCAAGCTGGAACCCTGGTACCTGGAGTTCAAGAACCTGCGCCGCCCCGTGGGACTGTACAACAGCACCATCTGCAGTTGCGACCTGGGAGACAACGTCGTCATCGACAACGTGAACTATCTCTCTCATTATATCGTGGGCAACGACGTCCTCCTCGTCAATGTCGAGGAACTGGCCACGACCAACTACGCTAAGTTCGGCAACGGGATCGTCAAGGTCGGCGAACCCGAAGAGCGCCGTATCTGGCTGGAGATCTGTAACGAAAACGGGGGCCGCAGCGTCATCCCGTTTAACGGGATGCTGCCCGGTGACGCCTACCTATGGTCCCGTTACCGCGACGACGATATGGTCCAGGAACGGTTCAAAGCATTTACGGAGAAAAAATTCGACCGCCAGCGGGGTTACTATGGCAAGATCGGCCACCGCACCGTGGTCAAAAACTGTAAGACGATCAAGGACGTCTGGATCGGCAGCGACGCCTATCTGAAGGGCGCCAACAAGCTCAAGAACCTGACCATTAATTCGTCGGCCGACGCGCCTTCCCAGATCGGCGAAGGCTGCGAGCTTGTCAACGGGATCATCGACTATGGCTGCCGCATCTTCTATGGCGTCAAGGCCGTGCGTTTTGTCATGGCGTCCCATTCCCAGCTCAAATACGGCGCCCGCCTGATCAATTCTTACCTCGGCAACAACGCCACGATTTCGTGTTGCGAGGTCCTGAATTCCCTGATTTTCCCCGCACACGAACAACACCACAACAATTCGTTTCTCTGCGCGGCCCTGGTGATGGGCCAAAGCAATATGGCCGCCGGGGCCACCATCGGCTCCAACCACAACTCCCGGAGCCCGGACGGGGAACTCGTGGCCGGCCGGGGCTTTTGGCCGGGCCTTTGCGTCAGCCTCAAACACAATTCCCAATTTGCCTCCTTTGTGATCCTGTCCAAGGGAGACTACCCGGCGGAGCTGCGTATCCCGTTGCCCTTTGCCCTGGTGTCCAACGACGTGTCCAGGGACCAGTTGGTCGTCATGCCGGCCTACTGGTTCCTGTACAATATGTACGCCCTTGCCCGGAACAGCTGGAAATATACCGACCGCGACAAACGCACGGAGAAAATCCAGCACCTGGAATACGACTACCTTGCCCCCGATACCATCGGCGAGCTGGTCGAAGCCCTTCGCATCCTGGAGGAGAGCACCGGCAAGGCATGGCTCCGCGCCGGCGAAAAATTGGGCCCCGGCGGCAAAGGCGACCCCACGGCCACCGGCAAACGCCTGCTGGAAAGCGGCAGCCCGGAGCTGAAATCCCTCGAAATCCTGGGGGAAGGGTTCGAACATTCACCCCGCAAAACCGTCCTGGCCAAAGTACCCCAGGCCTACGCCATTTTTAAGGACCTGATCAAATACCACGCGGCCCTGCAACTGATCCATTTTTTCCAGAGTAATACCACCGCCGGCCTCGACGATGTAAAAGCCCTGCTATCCCCCGCCCCTCGCCTTCAGCGCTGGCATAATGTGGGCGGGCAGCTCATCGACCAGGACAGCATGGATACGTTTCGCCGGCAAATGCGCACGGGGGAGATCAAATCCTGGGAAGACGTCCACGACTTCTACCGCCGTTGCGGAGAAGCCTACCCCCAGGCAAAGCTGCTCAATGCCCTGGCCGCCTGGAGCGAAGTGTTCGGGGTATCGCTCCGGGACCTCGACCGGTCCCGCGTCATCTCCCTGTTGTGGGAAGCCGTGGATACGAAGACCTGGATGGTGGAGGGCATTTACGCCTCCCGGGAAAAGGACTATTCCAATCCCTTCCGGGGGATGGTCTATGCTTCGGACGACGAAATGGAGGCCGTAATCGGACGGCTGGAGGACAACGGCTTTATCGCGCAGGAAAGAAAAAACCTGGAGGCGTTTGCGCTCCAGGTTGAAGGCCTTGCGGCCAGGTTGCGTTAA
- the glmS gene encoding glutamine--fructose-6-phosphate transaminase (isomerizing): protein MCGIVAYIGHRQAYPVILKGLKRLEYRGYDSAGVALVNHGLHVYKKKGKVADLEENLVGKNLQGTIGIGHTRWATHGEPSDRNSHPHTSTNGKLAMVHNGIIENYAPLKQELLNKGYTFSSDTDTEVLLKFIEDIQLNNECGLEEAVRIALRRIVGAYVIVIVDQDHPDTLIAARKGSPLVIGIGKGEHFLASDASPIVEYTKEVVYVNDYEVAIIRPDELILKNLGNERQTPFITKLDIELAAIEKGGYDHFMIKEIHEQPHTIQDCLRGRLDPAAGTITMAGVENHLQQLINAPRIIMVACGTSWHAGLVAEYVFEELCRIPVEVEYASEFRYRNPIIHKGDVIIAISQSGETADTLVAIDRAKEQGATIFGIVNAVGSSIARLSHAGAYTHAGPEIGVASTKAFTAQLAVLTMMALKVAAAKGTIDVKRYQHLCAELAAIPEKVALVLQKAADVKKIAARYKDARDFLYLGRGYNFPVALEGALKLKEISYIHAEGYPAAEMKHGPIALVDDQLPVVFVATKDSYHEKIVSNIQEIKARKGIVLAITSESDEVIPAMADDVFAVPEADEIVAPMLSVIPLQLLSYYVGVAKGFDVDKPRNLAKSVTVE, encoded by the coding sequence ATGTGTGGAATCGTTGCCTATATAGGCCACCGGCAGGCCTACCCTGTGATCCTCAAAGGGCTCAAGCGCCTCGAATACCGGGGCTATGACAGCGCCGGCGTTGCCCTGGTCAACCACGGGCTTCATGTATACAAGAAAAAAGGAAAAGTCGCGGACCTGGAAGAAAACCTGGTCGGCAAGAACCTCCAGGGAACTATCGGGATCGGTCACACGCGCTGGGCAACCCATGGAGAACCCAGCGACCGTAATTCTCACCCGCATACGTCGACCAACGGCAAGCTGGCCATGGTCCATAACGGGATCATCGAAAACTATGCCCCCCTCAAACAGGAGCTCCTCAACAAGGGGTATACCTTCTCCAGCGATACCGACACCGAGGTCCTGCTCAAGTTCATCGAGGACATCCAGCTCAACAACGAATGCGGTCTGGAAGAAGCCGTCCGGATTGCCCTGAGACGGATCGTGGGCGCCTATGTTATCGTCATCGTGGACCAGGACCATCCGGATACGCTGATCGCCGCCCGTAAAGGCAGTCCGCTGGTCATCGGGATCGGCAAGGGGGAACACTTCCTTGCGTCCGACGCCTCCCCCATCGTAGAGTATACCAAGGAAGTGGTCTATGTGAACGACTACGAAGTGGCCATCATCCGGCCCGACGAGCTGATCCTCAAAAACCTCGGCAACGAACGCCAGACGCCTTTTATCACGAAGCTCGACATCGAGCTGGCCGCTATAGAAAAGGGGGGATACGATCACTTCATGATCAAGGAGATCCACGAACAGCCCCATACCATACAGGATTGTCTGAGGGGGCGTCTCGATCCCGCCGCCGGCACCATCACCATGGCGGGGGTGGAGAATCACCTTCAGCAATTGATCAACGCACCCCGGATCATCATGGTCGCCTGCGGGACCAGCTGGCACGCGGGTCTCGTGGCGGAGTATGTCTTCGAGGAGCTTTGCCGTATTCCTGTCGAGGTAGAATATGCGTCCGAGTTCCGGTACCGCAATCCCATCATCCATAAAGGGGACGTGATCATCGCGATCTCCCAAAGCGGGGAAACCGCAGACACCCTGGTGGCCATCGACCGTGCCAAGGAACAAGGCGCCACCATCTTCGGGATTGTGAACGCGGTGGGGTCTTCCATTGCCCGGCTTTCTCACGCCGGCGCCTATACGCACGCGGGTCCCGAGATCGGGGTGGCCAGCACGAAGGCCTTTACGGCGCAGTTGGCCGTCCTGACCATGATGGCGCTAAAGGTGGCCGCTGCCAAAGGAACCATCGATGTAAAACGCTACCAGCATTTGTGCGCCGAGCTGGCGGCCATTCCGGAAAAGGTGGCCCTGGTCCTGCAAAAGGCCGCGGACGTCAAAAAGATCGCCGCCAGGTACAAGGATGCGCGTGACTTCCTCTACTTAGGCCGTGGCTACAACTTCCCGGTGGCCCTCGAAGGCGCCCTTAAGCTAAAAGAAATTTCCTATATACATGCCGAAGGGTATCCAGCAGCGGAGATGAAACACGGACCGATCGCCCTGGTGGACGATCAGTTGCCCGTTGTCTTCGTAGCGACAAAGGATTCCTATCACGAAAAGATCGTCAGCAACATCCAGGAGATTAAAGCCAGGAAGGGCATCGTGCTGGCGATCACCAGCGAAAGCGACGAGGTCATCCCCGCGATGGCGGACGACGTCTTTGCCGTTCCCGAAGCAGACGAGATCGTAGCCCCGATGTTGAGCGTCATTCCCCTGCAACTGCTGTCCTACTATGTGGGCGTAGCCAAAGGATTTGACGTGGACAAACCCCGCAACCTTGCCAAAAGCGTTACCGTGGAATAA
- the mgtE gene encoding magnesium transporter — protein MPQQDESRSLQEQFEQVIATGDKLQITDFLNDQNISDVAELIYDNPDYESQIIGNLSIHRASSVFRILDVASQKSIIKELPPFKTAELLNELPADDRTSFLEELPSGVVKELIRLLDPEERKVTLSLLGYPEGSVGRLMTPDYIAVNVDWTVREVLDHIREEGKHSETIDVIYVIDEKGVFLDDIRIREFLLASPDKLVSDLVDGRYITLHVNDEQESAYQVFKMNNRVALPVLDDNDVLLGIVTIDDVLWVASEEFTEDIQKIGGTEALDEPYLEIGIIKLVRKRAGWLIILFLSEMLTATAMQHYQDEIAKAVVLSLFIPLIMSSGGNSGSQASTLIIQAMALGELTLNDWWKVMRRELLSGVILGAILGSIGYLRIFLWQNLHIFSYGAYWSRLATVIFFSLIGIVLWGSLMGSMLPIILKRLRLDPATSSAPFVATLVDVTGIVIYFSVAYIFFRGILL, from the coding sequence ATGCCCCAACAGGACGAATCCAGGTCTCTCCAGGAGCAATTTGAACAAGTGATTGCCACCGGCGACAAGCTGCAGATCACCGATTTCTTAAACGACCAGAACATCTCCGATGTAGCCGAGCTGATTTATGACAACCCCGACTACGAGAGCCAGATCATCGGCAACCTGTCCATCCATCGGGCTTCCTCCGTTTTCCGTATCCTGGACGTGGCTTCCCAGAAGAGCATCATCAAGGAGCTGCCCCCCTTCAAAACGGCCGAGCTGCTCAACGAACTGCCCGCGGATGACCGGACGTCTTTCCTCGAAGAGCTGCCCTCCGGCGTCGTGAAGGAATTGATCCGGTTGCTGGACCCGGAGGAGCGAAAGGTGACTTTGTCCCTGCTGGGTTACCCCGAAGGCAGCGTGGGGCGTCTGATGACACCCGACTATATCGCGGTCAATGTCGACTGGACGGTGCGGGAGGTCCTGGATCATATCCGCGAGGAAGGTAAACACAGTGAAACGATCGACGTGATCTACGTCATCGACGAGAAAGGTGTGTTCCTGGACGACATCCGGATCCGGGAATTCCTGCTGGCCTCCCCGGACAAACTGGTCAGCGACCTCGTGGACGGACGATACATCACCTTACACGTCAACGATGAACAGGAATCCGCCTACCAGGTGTTTAAAATGAATAACCGGGTGGCATTGCCTGTCCTGGACGACAACGACGTCCTGCTGGGGATCGTCACCATAGACGACGTCCTGTGGGTGGCGAGTGAAGAGTTCACCGAAGACATCCAAAAGATCGGGGGTACCGAAGCCCTCGACGAACCTTACCTGGAAATCGGGATCATCAAGCTCGTCCGGAAACGCGCGGGCTGGCTGATCATCCTTTTCCTGAGTGAAATGCTCACGGCCACGGCTATGCAACACTACCAGGATGAGATCGCCAAGGCGGTCGTCCTGTCCCTCTTCATCCCCCTCATCATGAGCAGCGGCGGTAACAGCGGGTCCCAAGCCTCCACCCTGATCATCCAGGCCATGGCCCTGGGCGAATTAACCCTAAACGACTGGTGGAAGGTCATGCGCCGGGAATTGCTCTCGGGTGTCATCCTCGGTGCCATCCTTGGTTCGATCGGATACCTGCGCATATTTTTGTGGCAAAACCTCCACATCTTCAGCTACGGCGCCTATTGGTCCCGGCTGGCGACGGTCATTTTCTTCTCGTTGATCGGCATCGTGCTTTGGGGAAGTCTGATGGGCTCCATGCTGCCCATCATCCTCAAACGGCTCAGGCTCGACCCCGCGACGTCTTCCGCTCCTTTTGTGGCCACGCTGGTGGACGTGACCGGGATCGTCATATATTTTTCCGTGGCGTACATATTCTTTAGGGGAATATTGTTATAA
- a CDS encoding SET domain-containing protein-lysine N-methyltransferase — protein sequence MIQAYLYIAPSEGRGRGVYTRDALPADTIVEVSPVLVLSGEERKLLDQTLLHDYIFEWGEQKDKCCVAWGFVSMYNHRSPSNCEYFMDYAEEIIFVKTVVPIAAGEELTINYNGTAENKDPVWFEAIP from the coding sequence ATGATCCAAGCCTATCTCTATATCGCACCCAGCGAGGGCCGGGGAAGGGGGGTATACACCCGCGATGCCCTGCCGGCCGACACCATCGTGGAGGTCTCCCCCGTGCTGGTGCTGTCCGGGGAGGAACGGAAGCTCCTGGACCAGACCCTGCTGCACGACTATATCTTCGAATGGGGCGAACAAAAGGACAAATGCTGTGTGGCCTGGGGTTTCGTATCGATGTACAACCACCGGTCGCCCTCCAACTGCGAGTACTTCATGGACTATGCGGAAGAAATCATCTTTGTCAAAACGGTGGTGCCTATCGCCGCGGGGGAGGAGCTCACCATCAATTACAACGGGACCGCGGAGAATAAGGACCCGGTATGGTTCGAAGCAATACCTTAA
- a CDS encoding M28 family peptidase yields the protein MNCKIPLLCLGVLACPGLRAQKHDTAITVADVTRTEAFLSSDAMRGRAVFTPDINRAADYIAGRFREAGLKPGQGNSYFQDFSLLNVTPDTIAVTLNGTAIDPEGIGVMTSHPDLDWTILDSAQVVSVDASHSLGAVIRAFRAGHSNVLVLLDTISAKTIRRNRRFLNGHFYSPYSLVMVPFTGTPASLSLHIHSVIKGKPLRNVVGMLPGHGPKAREYVMFSAHYDHLGVGQPDAKGDSIYNGANDDASGTTAVLTLAHYFAARHDNQRTIVFATFTAEEIGEYGSQYFATQWDPATVVAMFNIEMIGTTSKWGANSAYITGYKRTDFGKILQKNLEGTGFQFYPDPYTTQNLFFRSDNASLASVGVPAHTISTSKMDNEPYYHKQGDEISTLDMENMTRIIRSIALSSVSIVQGVDTPTRVTGLR from the coding sequence ATGAACTGCAAGATCCCCCTGCTTTGCCTCGGCGTGCTGGCCTGCCCTGGTCTCCGGGCACAGAAACACGATACCGCCATTACTGTTGCCGACGTCACCAGGACGGAGGCCTTTCTTTCTTCCGACGCCATGAGGGGCAGGGCAGTCTTTACCCCGGACATCAACCGCGCGGCCGATTATATCGCCGGCCGCTTCAGGGAAGCGGGTCTGAAGCCGGGCCAGGGGAACAGCTATTTCCAGGACTTTTCCCTGCTCAACGTGACACCGGATACCATTGCCGTCACCCTCAACGGGACGGCGATCGACCCGGAAGGGATCGGCGTGATGACGTCCCACCCGGACCTCGATTGGACAATCCTGGACAGCGCCCAGGTCGTCAGCGTCGATGCCTCGCATTCCCTAGGCGCAGTCATCAGGGCTTTCCGGGCCGGGCACAGCAACGTCCTGGTCCTCCTGGACACCATCTCCGCCAAAACGATCCGGCGCAACCGCCGCTTCCTGAACGGCCATTTCTACTCCCCCTACAGCCTCGTGATGGTCCCCTTTACCGGGACGCCGGCCAGCCTTTCGCTCCACATACACAGCGTCATTAAAGGGAAACCGCTCCGGAACGTAGTAGGGATGCTGCCGGGTCACGGACCAAAGGCCCGGGAATACGTCATGTTCTCCGCCCACTATGACCACCTGGGCGTCGGCCAGCCCGACGCGAAGGGCGATTCCATCTATAACGGCGCCAACGACGACGCCTCCGGGACGACTGCGGTACTGACCCTGGCGCATTATTTTGCGGCCCGTCACGACAACCAGCGGACGATCGTATTTGCCACCTTTACCGCCGAGGAAATCGGGGAATACGGCTCCCAATACTTTGCCACCCAATGGGACCCGGCCACCGTCGTGGCCATGTTCAATATCGAAATGATCGGCACCACCAGCAAATGGGGGGCGAATTCGGCCTACATCACCGGGTACAAACGGACCGACTTCGGGAAGATCCTTCAAAAGAACCTTGAAGGCACCGGGTTTCAATTCTACCCGGACCCCTATACGACCCAGAACCTGTTTTTCCGGTCCGACAACGCCTCCCTGGCCAGCGTAGGGGTGCCCGCCCATACCATTTCCACGTCGAAAATGGATAACGAACCTTATTACCATAAACAAGGGGACGAGATATCTACCTTGGATATGGAGAATATGACCCGGATCATCCGGTCTATCGCGTTGAGCTCCGTGAGCATTGTGCAGGGGGTGGATACGCCGACGCGGGTCACCGGGTTGCGCTAG